ACACCACTGACAGATATATAAAAAGAAGGCGAGTGCCTTCTTTTGTTGTCTTTTACAATCCTGCAAATTCTTTGATTTCTTGAGCTGACATTGAGGAGTCGCAACGAACATTGATTTGACCATCTGCAACGTGGACAAAACCTGGTACAGTTGGAATTCCATAACGTGAGCGGAAATCTTGTAAGGCTTCCAATTGGCTTGGTTCTTCACTATTGATGAAGTAGATGTGTGCTTTGGTTTCAGCTACGACACCTGCTAATGTACCAGCAAATTTACGGCAGTAAGGGCAAGTTTTACGACCGATGAAGAAGGTTGCTGTTTCTTTGTTATCAAGAGCTTCTTGAGCACGTGCAACTGTAGTCACTTCAAGGTCTTTAATATCTTCTAAAAATTGATTCATAAGAATACCTCTCTTTTTTTGATAAAACTAGTATGCCACAAAGTTTCTAAAATTGCTCGGATTTGATACGAAAAAAGATGAGATTGGTTGGTCTCATCTTTTATAAAGCTTTATTTTACAAAGGCATTGATTTCTGCTTCGATGTTGGCAATCTTAGCTTGTGAATCTTCGTTGCTTTCACCCACAACGGCAATGTAGAACTTGATTTTTGGTTCTGTACCAGAAGGGCGAACTGCAATCCAAGAACCATCAGCAAGAGTGTATTTCAATACATCACTTGGAGGAGTTGTCAAGGTTGTAACAGTACCATCTGCAGCAGTAGAAGTTTGTGCTTTGAAGTCTTCTGTGATTGAGATTGCTGTAGCGTTAAATTCTTTCGGACCATTGTCACGGAATTTAGCCATAATCGCTTTGATTTGTTCAGCACCATCGACACCTGAAAGAGTTACAGAGATGGTCTTTTCAGCGTAGTAGCCGTACTCTTTGTAGATTTCTTCGATACCGTCAGCAAGAGTCAAACCACGTGAACGGTAGTAAGCAGCAAGCTCTGCAACAACAAGAACAGCTTGGATAGCATCTTTATCACGTACGAATGGTTTGATTAAGTAACCGAAGCTTTCCTCAAATCCCATCATGTAGGTGTGATTGTGTTTTTCTTCAAATTCTTGAATCTTTTCAGCGATAAATTTGAAACCAGTCAAGACATTGAACATAGTTGCGCCGTAGCTCTCAGCAATCTTCGTTACCAAGTCAGTTGATACGATAGACTTGCAGAGGGCTGCATTTGCAGGAAGAGTTCCTGCGTTTTTGTGGGCTTCCAAGATGTATTTAGCCATGATGGCACCGATTTGGTTACCTGAAAGGTTGAGGTAGCTACCATCTTTTTGAAGAACTTCAACACCAACACGGTCAGCGTCAGGGTCAGTTGCGACAAGTACATCAGCACCTACTTTACGGCCGAGTTCTTCAGCAAGGGCGAAGGCTGCTTGGCTT
Above is a window of Streptococcus oralis subsp. dentisani DNA encoding:
- a CDS encoding thiol reductase thioredoxin, whose protein sequence is MNQFLEDIKDLEVTTVARAQEALDNKETATFFIGRKTCPYCRKFAGTLAGVVAETKAHIYFINSEEPSQLEALQDFRSRYGIPTVPGFVHVADGQINVRCDSSMSAQEIKEFAGL
- a CDS encoding phospho-sugar mutase, whose product is MTYQESYQKWVDFADLPDYLRQDLENMDEKTKEDAFYTNLEFGTAGMRGLIGAGTNRINIYVVRQATEGLARLIESKGGNEKERGVAIAYDSRHFSPEFAFESAAVLAKHGIKSYVFESLRPTPELSFAVRHLNCFAGIMITASHNPAPFNGYKVYGEDGGQMPPHDADALTTYIRAIENPFAVEVADVEAEKASGLIEVIGEAVDVEYLKEVKDVNINPALIEEFGKDMKIVYTPLHGTGEMLARRALAQAGFDSVQVVEAQATADPDFSTVKSPNPESQAAFALAEELGRKVGADVLVATDPDADRVGVEVLQKDGSYLNLSGNQIGAIMAKYILEAHKNAGTLPANAALCKSIVSTDLVTKIAESYGATMFNVLTGFKFIAEKIQEFEEKHNHTYMMGFEESFGYLIKPFVRDKDAIQAVLVVAELAAYYRSRGLTLADGIEEIYKEYGYYAEKTISVTLSGVDGAEQIKAIMAKFRDNGPKEFNATAISITEDFKAQTSTAADGTVTTLTTPPSDVLKYTLADGSWIAVRPSGTEPKIKFYIAVVGESNEDSQAKIANIEAEINAFVK